One part of the Candidatus Poribacteria bacterium genome encodes these proteins:
- the tgt gene encoding tRNA guanosine(34) transglycosylase Tgt, whose translation MADSKFKLIHTDSRTQARVGQLRTAHGVVNTPIFMPVGTRGTVKTCTPHDLVEIGTEIILGNTYHLYLRPGHRIVEQAGGLHKFMAWKKPILTDSGGFQVFSLGPLRTITEEGVEFRSEIDGSKHFISPERSIEIQNTLGADIIMVFDECPPLPSDYEYLRKSMEMTLRWAKRCKKAHRNRNQQLFGIVQGGMEKSLRKISVEKTVEIGFPGYAIGGLSVGEEKPLMYETLAYTAPLLPKDAPHYLMGVGTPEDLVYGVSCGVDMFDCVMPTRNARNGSLFTTLGTLKIRNAKYKTDFTPLDPNCICHTCQNFTRAYLRHLHLENEILAHRLLTLHNLHFYLSLMRGVRQAISDGTFAHLKDDIGGLMQAGQKSETKETESKKADKKKGDLRRTLDESSTDSSNRRRRRAAI comes from the coding sequence ATGGCAGATAGTAAATTCAAACTTATCCACACAGATTCTCGGACGCAAGCTAGAGTAGGACAACTGCGAACAGCACACGGTGTTGTCAATACCCCTATCTTCATGCCCGTTGGCACACGCGGAACGGTTAAGACGTGCACGCCTCACGATCTCGTTGAAATTGGGACAGAAATTATCCTTGGTAATACTTACCATCTATATTTACGCCCAGGGCACCGAATCGTCGAACAGGCAGGTGGATTACATAAATTTATGGCGTGGAAGAAACCGATCCTCACAGACAGCGGTGGGTTTCAGGTCTTCAGCTTGGGACCGCTTCGCACAATTACTGAGGAAGGTGTCGAGTTTCGCTCTGAGATTGATGGATCTAAACACTTTATCAGCCCGGAGCGCTCTATCGAAATCCAGAACACGCTTGGCGCAGACATCATTATGGTTTTCGATGAGTGTCCGCCGCTGCCCAGCGATTACGAGTATCTCAGGAAATCGATGGAAATGACGCTGCGTTGGGCAAAACGTTGCAAAAAGGCACACCGGAACCGCAATCAACAGTTGTTCGGTATTGTACAAGGCGGGATGGAAAAGTCGCTGCGAAAGATTAGTGTGGAAAAGACTGTGGAGATTGGCTTCCCCGGCTATGCGATCGGTGGGCTTAGTGTTGGCGAAGAAAAACCTTTAATGTATGAGACATTAGCCTACACAGCACCGTTGTTGCCGAAAGATGCACCGCATTACCTAATGGGTGTCGGAACACCGGAGGATTTGGTGTACGGTGTAAGTTGTGGAGTGGATATGTTCGATTGCGTAATGCCGACGCGCAACGCACGAAACGGTTCACTCTTTACGACACTCGGTACGCTTAAAATCCGCAACGCAAAGTACAAGACAGATTTTACACCGCTCGATCCGAACTGTATCTGCCATACTTGCCAGAATTTTACACGTGCCTATCTGCGACACTTACATCTCGAAAACGAGATTCTTGCACACCGACTGCTCACGCTTCACAATCTGCATTTCTATCTGAGCCTGATGCGAGGTGTCCGGCAGGCGATTTCGGACGGCACATTCGCCCATCTGAAGGATGACATCGGCGGCTTGATGCAGGCCGGACAGAAATCAGAGACCAAAGAAACGGAATCCAAGAAAGCTGACAAGAAGAAGGGTGACTTGCGTAGGACGCTAGATGAATCATCCACAGACTCTTCAAACCGCAGACGCAGACGGGCAGCAATATAG
- the larA gene encoding nickel-dependent lactate racemase → MRVGMKYGRGLLDVDIPDQNLAGVLTLQKSVPVQQPERAVWDAIKSPIHSAPLAALAKNRTSACIVISDVTRPVPNKLILPPILQTLESSGIPREKITILIATGIHRPNEGKELEEMVGTEIMTNYRIVNHFSQKIETHKYLGLTQGGAPVYIDKTYLQSDLKVTTALIEPHLMAGYSGGRKSICPGLASIETMKVLHGPQVLEHPKASVGILEGNPLHIEATEIALMAGVDFNVNVTIDDQRRLTGIFAGDIVESHLAGVKFVEKQVKVTLPEPVDAVVVSSAGYPLDTTFYQAVKGMLAAVEIVRQDGSIILVAECSQGIGSGPFTDIILKTKDLKQFIHDIHDPTNFVIDQWQLEELAKAAKKAEIYCYADGIPYDQLKDLFVQPIRTPAEGIERVLAKHGTDAQIAALPDGPYVLATVEN, encoded by the coding sequence ATGCGAGTTGGCATGAAATATGGGCGCGGTCTGTTAGATGTCGATATCCCTGACCAGAATTTGGCAGGTGTACTAACCCTCCAGAAATCTGTCCCAGTTCAACAGCCAGAGCGTGCAGTTTGGGATGCGATTAAGTCACCAATTCACTCCGCACCGCTAGCCGCCTTAGCGAAGAATCGGACCTCCGCCTGCATCGTCATCTCTGACGTAACACGACCCGTCCCCAACAAACTTATCCTACCACCAATTCTACAGACACTGGAATCCAGTGGCATTCCGCGCGAAAAAATCACGATTCTGATTGCAACAGGCATCCACCGCCCTAACGAGGGAAAAGAACTCGAAGAAATGGTCGGCACCGAGATCATGACCAACTATCGAATAGTTAACCATTTTTCACAGAAAATCGAAACGCACAAATATCTCGGCTTAACGCAGGGCGGTGCGCCAGTTTATATCGATAAAACCTATCTGCAATCGGACTTAAAGGTCACTACTGCCCTGATTGAACCGCATCTGATGGCAGGATATTCCGGTGGACGCAAATCAATCTGTCCCGGACTGGCTTCAATCGAGACGATGAAAGTGTTGCACGGACCGCAGGTACTTGAACACCCCAAGGCTTCAGTTGGTATTCTTGAGGGCAACCCACTCCATATCGAAGCTACCGAGATTGCCCTGATGGCTGGCGTAGACTTTAACGTGAACGTCACAATCGATGACCAACGCAGGCTCACCGGTATATTTGCTGGCGACATCGTCGAATCTCATCTGGCCGGCGTAAAATTCGTCGAAAAACAGGTGAAAGTAACATTGCCAGAACCTGTCGACGCTGTCGTGGTGTCAAGTGCAGGTTATCCACTCGACACCACGTTTTATCAAGCAGTCAAGGGAATGCTAGCAGCGGTAGAAATCGTTAGACAGGATGGAAGCATTATTCTAGTCGCGGAGTGTAGCCAAGGAATTGGGAGCGGGCCTTTCACGGATATAATCTTGAAAACAAAAGACCTGAAGCAGTTTATTCACGATATTCACGACCCTACGAACTTTGTCATTGACCAATGGCAATTGGAAGAATTGGCAAAAGCCGCCAAAAAAGCCGAAATATACTGCTATGCTGATGGCATACCTTATGACCAGTTGAAAGATCTGTTTGTGCAGCCAATCCGAACTCCGGCAGAAGGGATCGAGCGCGTCCTTGCCAAACATGGAACCGATGCTCAAATTGCTGCGCTTCCTGACGGTCCCTATGTTTTAGCAACAGTTGAAAACTAG
- the tpiA gene encoding triose-phosphate isomerase, with product MRTPIIVGNWKLNKTIHEAVGLVNSLQLLVVEVADVEIVVAPVFTGLSVVAQALAGGNIRLAAQDVFWEDSGAFTGEVSPGMLKDVGCDYVIIGHSERRQYFGETNENVNRKAKAAHAHGLIPIICAGESLEEREAGRTGAVVKRHILNGIAGLSADQIVSTVIAYEPVWAIGTGQNATPDQVQEVHALIRSFCSEIYSAEVASRVRIQYGGSVKPENAAALIAQPDVDGALVGTASWEAESFAQIVKAANEAFLN from the coding sequence ATGCGCACACCAATCATTGTCGGTAATTGGAAACTCAACAAGACCATCCATGAGGCGGTAGGGCTTGTCAACTCACTTCAGCTACTGGTCGTGGAAGTCGCTGATGTCGAAATCGTCGTCGCCCCTGTGTTTACTGGGCTGTCCGTAGTGGCGCAGGCATTAGCAGGCGGGAATATTCGGCTCGCAGCGCAGGATGTCTTTTGGGAGGACAGCGGTGCATTCACTGGTGAAGTGTCACCGGGAATGCTCAAGGATGTTGGTTGTGACTACGTCATCATTGGTCACTCCGAACGTCGGCAATATTTCGGTGAGACAAATGAAAACGTCAACCGCAAGGCGAAGGCAGCGCACGCGCACGGCTTGATACCGATAATTTGCGCAGGCGAAAGTCTTGAGGAGCGAGAGGCTGGCAGAACCGGAGCAGTGGTCAAGCGCCATATTCTCAACGGTATAGCCGGATTATCCGCAGATCAGATCGTGTCCACCGTAATTGCCTATGAACCGGTCTGGGCAATCGGGACAGGACAGAATGCAACTCCGGACCAAGTCCAAGAGGTGCACGCACTTATCAGGTCATTCTGCTCAGAAATTTATTCGGCTGAGGTGGCATCGCGGGTCCGGATTCAGTATGGTGGGAGTGTTAAACCGGAGAATGCTGCTGCGTTGATAGCGCAACCCGATGTCGATGGTGCGTTGGTCGGTACAGCCAGCTGGGAGGCGGAGTCGTTTGCCCAAATCGTCAAAGCTGCAAACGAGGCTTTTTTGAATTAA
- a CDS encoding c-type cytochrome, with the protein MRRKYWIFGLAIFSTSIFVLLCLNYAESQSDLVKRGKYLVDAAGACGQCHTPRKGAEMDMSMYLAGHPASAPYPKFDMSMMQRGIFMVAAPTLAAFSMPFGTTFAANLTPDKETGLGEWTEKMFVDTMRTGYHQGDTSNRQLLPPMPIKNAYANLRDEDLKAMWAYLKTIKPVKNEVPAALNRMGRPF; encoded by the coding sequence ATGAGGAGAAAATACTGGATTTTCGGACTGGCGATTTTTTCGACATCAATATTTGTACTGCTGTGCTTAAACTACGCCGAAAGCCAGAGTGATTTGGTCAAACGTGGAAAATACCTCGTTGATGCCGCGGGGGCTTGTGGTCAGTGTCATACTCCGCGCAAGGGCGCGGAGATGGATATGAGTATGTATCTCGCGGGCCATCCTGCGAGTGCACCGTATCCCAAATTCGATATGAGCATGATGCAGCGCGGTATTTTTATGGTCGCTGCACCGACTCTTGCGGCATTTTCGATGCCCTTTGGGACAACGTTTGCCGCCAATCTAACGCCTGATAAAGAGACGGGGCTCGGTGAGTGGACGGAAAAGATGTTCGTTGACACAATGCGAACTGGATATCATCAAGGTGATACGAGCAATCGACAGCTCTTACCACCGATGCCGATTAAGAATGCCTACGCAAACCTGAGAGACGAAGATCTCAAGGCGATGTGGGCGTATCTGAAGACCATCAAGCCGGTCAAGAACGAGGTGCCCGCAGCGCTCAATCGCATGGGCAGACCTTTTTAG
- the gap gene encoding type I glyceraldehyde-3-phosphate dehydrogenase, which produces MLRVGINGFGRIGRNALRAALKNKNVGLDFVAINDLTDPETLAHLLKYDSVLGELDADVQPTNNGLIVDGKKILAFSERDPAALPWNTLGIDVVIESTGFFTDGRDASRHLEAGAKKVVISAPAKNEDITVVLGVNEDKYDKEKHHIISNASCTTNCLAPLAKVLLENFGIHSGLMTTIHSYTNDQQVLDLPHEDIRRARAAALSMIPTSTGAASAISLVIPELEGKFDGMAVRVPTPNVSVVDLTVDLETKASVEAVNAVVKKAAEGEQRGILSYSEVPLVSVDFKGNPHSSIFDAEFTRVIDGKLVKVLSWYDNEWGYSNRLVELAARVL; this is translated from the coding sequence ATGCTAAGAGTTGGGATTAATGGTTTTGGTCGAATTGGACGCAACGCATTGAGGGCCGCATTAAAAAATAAAAACGTAGGTCTTGATTTTGTGGCAATTAACGATTTAACAGACCCAGAAACACTTGCGCACCTGCTCAAATATGATTCGGTGCTTGGGGAACTTGATGCCGATGTCCAACCAACAAATAACGGACTTATTGTCGATGGGAAAAAGATACTCGCCTTTTCCGAACGAGATCCAGCTGCGCTCCCTTGGAATACTTTAGGAATTGACGTTGTTATTGAATCGACAGGTTTTTTTACGGATGGAAGGGATGCGTCGAGGCATCTGGAGGCGGGCGCGAAAAAAGTGGTGATCTCTGCACCTGCTAAGAACGAGGATATCACTGTCGTGCTGGGTGTTAACGAAGATAAATACGATAAAGAGAAACATCATATTATCTCCAACGCTTCCTGTACGACGAATTGTCTAGCGCCGCTTGCCAAGGTGCTTTTGGAAAATTTTGGCATCCACAGTGGTCTGATGACAACTATCCATTCGTATACGAACGATCAGCAAGTACTGGATCTCCCACATGAAGATATACGTCGGGCTCGCGCGGCTGCGCTTTCGATGATTCCGACGTCCACAGGCGCAGCAAGCGCGATTTCGCTGGTCATTCCTGAACTAGAAGGGAAATTTGATGGGATGGCGGTTCGGGTTCCAACACCGAACGTATCTGTAGTAGATCTCACCGTTGACCTAGAAACGAAAGCGAGTGTAGAAGCGGTTAATGCAGTTGTGAAGAAAGCTGCCGAGGGAGAACAGCGAGGAATCCTAAGTTATTCAGAAGTTCCACTTGTATCGGTTGACTTCAAGGGTAACCCCCATTCGTCGATCTTTGATGCAGAGTTTACAAGGGTCATTGATGGCAAATTGGTGAAAGTTCTCTCTTGGTATGATAACGAGTGGGGATACTCAAACCGTTTGGTTGAACTGGCTGCGCGTGTTTTATAA
- the secG gene encoding preprotein translocase subunit SecG, translating to MEIIVGFILVLFVPACILLPIIILLQDSKGEGLSSSAFGGAGGSMQSVLGGQGAATFLSKITTWIAIGFMVMALFLMRFYGETGGELKPLQEEAAEVEVTITPPDETTEAGEAPDIAETDGTDSSSDSTDDVGESAGK from the coding sequence ATGGAAATCATTGTTGGTTTTATTCTTGTGCTCTTTGTACCTGCCTGTATTCTACTGCCCATTATTATCCTGTTGCAAGATAGTAAGGGGGAAGGGCTTTCATCAAGTGCATTTGGTGGAGCGGGTGGCAGCATGCAATCTGTTTTGGGTGGACAAGGTGCCGCAACCTTTCTTTCCAAGATTACAACTTGGATCGCTATCGGATTCATGGTGATGGCACTATTTCTGATGCGTTTCTACGGTGAAACAGGCGGTGAATTAAAGCCACTCCAGGAAGAGGCAGCAGAGGTTGAAGTAACAATTACACCTCCAGATGAGACAACCGAAGCGGGTGAAGCACCTGATATTGCCGAGACGGATGGAACGGATTCGTCATCTGACAGCACGGATGATGTTGGAGAAAGTGCTGGGAAATAG
- the minC gene encoding septum site-determining protein MinC, with protein sequence MQNESRPTVELKGFRDGMRLIIDPEATMDEIEQAIIERMASLEHSLSGLTMNMDLGSRSLNDEELVRLKKLLNENYGLEVKQIIGDSQDEPKRAEKNPIAGVPALHSEERVYDRLVPVNEETRFIRHTLRSGQIERALEGNMVILGDVNPGAEVVAAGDIIVLGALRGVAHAGALGNTSSVIFALNLLPTQLRIGRFITRAPAEEQQRHQRAEIARILEDAIVVEEYD encoded by the coding sequence ATGCAGAACGAATCGCGTCCAACCGTTGAACTGAAAGGCTTCCGTGACGGTATGCGCCTGATTATTGATCCGGAAGCCACGATGGACGAGATTGAACAGGCAATTATAGAACGAATGGCAAGTTTAGAGCACTCATTATCAGGCTTGACAATGAACATGGATCTCGGAAGCCGTTCACTAAATGATGAAGAATTAGTCCGACTCAAAAAGCTATTGAACGAAAATTATGGACTTGAAGTAAAACAGATCATCGGTGACTCCCAAGATGAACCGAAGAGAGCCGAAAAAAACCCCATTGCCGGGGTGCCGGCACTCCATAGCGAAGAGCGCGTTTATGATCGACTTGTTCCAGTCAATGAAGAGACGCGCTTTATTCGTCACACCCTCCGTTCTGGACAGATCGAACGTGCCTTAGAAGGAAATATGGTCATCCTAGGCGATGTGAATCCGGGGGCGGAAGTAGTCGCTGCCGGCGACATTATTGTCCTCGGCGCTCTACGCGGTGTTGCCCATGCGGGTGCACTCGGCAATACATCGTCGGTCATTTTCGCCTTGAATCTGCTACCAACTCAGTTGAGAATTGGACGTTTCATCACCCGCGCACCTGCCGAAGAACAACAGCGACACCAGAGAGCAGAAATTGCGCGCATCCTAGAAGATGCCATCGTTGTCGAAGAATACGACTGA